The genomic segment TCCCTGTCGCAAGGTCCACACGTGCTTGTGAGGATGCTTGTTGCGCGTCGTTCAAGCCATTAATAGCTCGGCTTAGTACATCGCTAAAATCTCCTGGGGACGCCTTAGCGACCGATTGTGATGGTAAGATCATTTGTTGCATCCCTTGAATAGGTTGAATTGCCATGATGTCATCTCCTCGTTATTTACCGAT from the Exiguobacterium oxidotolerans JCM 12280 genome contains:
- the fliE gene encoding flagellar hook-basal body complex protein FliE — translated: MAIQPIQGMQQMILPSQSVAKASPGDFSDVLSRAINGLNDAQQASSQARVDLATGKTTDLHNIMIKTEEASLSMQLAIEVRNKGIEAYQEMMRMQL